The region TACCCTCCttctttgaggtcgagggttcaagtcccgtcgtggaCATAAGTGAAATAGGTGTTGTTAGCTTAGGAACCGGTTAAAAAAAAGTAGTTCTTATTTTCCTTTTCCTAATTATAAAACTCATAAATGTGTAAACTTTTAATTGATCCTACATTTCTCAAAGTTTTTAGTCTTAATTTTACATGTTTTCTTCTTTAACTTCATACTACTATAAACAAAaggttaaaataataataataataataataataataataataataataatattattatgtatatatatttaatgttttTTGTCCAAGAGTGTTGGTCAAAATTTGATTTCAAAAAGTCCCAATTAGTCCAAACTCAATCTTAAAAAACCGTAAAAAGTCCGCAATGTCCATTTTGATAAACGATGTGAAAATATTTCATAACTAGTTGTGAAGCTCATGTATTACAtaagttaattttaaaaaaaaaaagttaaatataaaggcaaaaatatttgagaaatttgaatttataagaaaataagaaaaataatgaattattataatagaaatattttttttatcttttaaatttaaataaataattgaaataaagaaaagaaactaatgaactttaattttaggaattttaaaattaatatgtaagtttattaatgaaattgatatcaatttattactacatttattgcaattgttacattgaaatattatgtgaaatttaataaaatcattttttttaaaatgattgtggaaaaaaaattaattaaaaataaccacaaaataacatttaaaaattgAATGAGAATATAACAAGTGGCCAAAAAACCCTTCATATTTAACGAGAgaataattttcttttttaaatcttCGATATGTCCTACCTTTGAACTAAATTAAACTTGCATATTTAATTATCTTTTGAAGCTTTTGTTTCGGTCTCCATGGTTTTAGTGATTATGTTCCACCCTATTTACACGGCTAGCTTATTAGCTAATCAAAAGAAAAAGCTTTACTTTTTGTCATCTAACAACTTGTGTGTAGTTAGTTTGCCAACGTCTTCATCTAAAATAATTGTAAATAAACATTTAAACTTTGTAATATATATAAGAACCTTCATCACCAAGGACAGTTGGCAATTTGACAAGGACCAAATTTATAATTTAGTCTAAAATAATTGaagattaaaattaaaaaaattgtgaTATCGATCTCCAAGGATAGCTGGCATGGACCGGTCAATAATGAACCAACGTCGTGGGTGCTGTTAATGTATGTTAGAAAGTTATAATAAAACCTCAAGTGAAGTAGCAAGCATGATATGTGGATCTTCTATTATGATTgattaaagaaaagaaaaaaaaaaggtggaGATGGGGTTGCCTTTATATACACATAAATTGATATCTGTATGTTTGTCTGTGTGATTGCGTTAGCTGAGTGCCTAAGTATCCTTTTCCTTCACATTCCTTTTCTTCCTCTTCTTTTTCAATTTGATAAAAAGAAAATCATGTCTTATGCACTCAACAAGATTTCTCACTTACGAATCCCATATGAAGATCATATCGAATCGGCTACCGATGACATGGATGATGAAAATATCATTAGCGAAAACGACGAATGTGTAAGTTACAGGGGACAACTTTTGTGGTCTGGAGAGTTGATCGATATAGTTGCACAAGAATATGATCGTCATCTTTCAGAAGGAATCTCCAAGTTCGAGGCCAACGCTTTAATACTTTCTGGTCTCAAGCATAAAAATATCGTCTCTTTTGTTGGGTTCTGTGAGGATCCGTACTGGGTTATCATCGTAACCAAGTATGAGGTCAACAAAAGTCTCGATATGTATTTAAGTGACTCAAGAAGCCTCTCATGGATGAAAAGATTACAGATATGTGTTGGTGTTGCGCATGGATTGAGCTACCTTCATTACGAGGAGGGGCGTGATTATAGTGTCATACATTGCAACATCAAAAGCTCTTCAATTCTGTTAGATGAAAACTGGGAGCCCAAAATAACTTATTTTGGAAATTCGATAAGAACTCCAGTAGCTCAAAGGCATCGTCTTCTCCATGCTAAACATTCTGGTACAGTAGGATATATGGACGCAATATATGAAAAGACTAAAGGTGTGACCCACAAGGTGGATGTATTCTCCTTCGGCGTGGTCCTATTTGAAGTTTTGTTTGGGTGGGAAGCATCAAGTCCGAATGAGGAGAACGAGTCATTAGTACAATCGGCAAAATTGCATTATGAAAAGggaacgctggaagatatgattagtAGTGATCTAAGGGAAGAAATGGATGACCAATCATTCAACATCTTCTCAGAAACAGCATATTGTTGTTTGAAAGCGCAGAGAGCACAACGCCCGAATATGGATCAAATTGTCAAACGTCTAGAGAAAGCGGTGGAACTTCAAAAGAAATTCGAAAACCATGTAAGACCTTCTCGTTTTTATATTTACTTTCGTTCAATTCTATCTCACACAATAttttatatgttccttatatattGATATGTTTATTTATCTCAAATTGTTGCAATCGATATTTAAAGGAACATTCAAGAGATGCGAGTGAAGGTACATCGATGGATCGGCTGAAGGTAATTAATTTCTTTTGGtttaactaaaataattaaaagagtaaattacatgaatggtccctatggtttgtggTAATTTGCaagtttggtctctaacttatttttttaacttggaaggtctctactgtttgttttCGTTACATGCTTGGTCCTTACAGTTTgcttttgttacgcgtttggtccctatcttacttaaaaaaaactattatttaaatagagaaaaatgatGAGGTAGGTAAGGTAAGATGAGAGAGGTGAGGTTccgggtgtgtttatttaaataaattaaaaaatcaatggcaaaatagtctttttaggtaagatagggaccaaatgcgtaataaaaacaaatagtagagaccttccgagttaaaaaattaagTTAGGGAACAAatgtgcaaattaccctaaaccataggggccattcgtgtaatttactcaaattaTAAGTATTTATTTTCAACCTACTTAAAGAGTTAAAGTGATGCATGGAACCCTATAGCATCAACCAAAACGGATATTTGACAATCTAGTTCGAGCTGATTAAAAGATCCAATTGGCGCAACCGTCCTTCCTACTGGGGCATGCAACAGTCCTACATCGTTGGTGCACTGTAGACCAAAAACCCTTAACCCAAAATTCTTGAATTACATTAACCGAAAACCGGACTAATTTAGGGTGTGTTGcaaggttttgaaaaccggaccagaGAATGAACCGGTCATCTTACTGGTTCGATGGTTCAACTGGTCCAACCGCTTGGACCGGTCTCAAAAACTGGAAAAACCGGATGATGTCATAATTacattattattaaatttaattatataaaaaatacaaaaaataaaaaataaatattttttaaaatttccggtttttgccggttcacATGAATACCGGTTTTTTTGCCTTTAAGAACCGGATCCGGGACCGGTTTCCGGTTGAACAGGTCGAACCGGCTGGTTCGGTCTAGTTTTTAAAACATGAATGTGCTGGTTCAGGTTCCGGATCCCAAACCGGGTCCGGCTTTTGGACCGAATTATACTATTTGTTGGGCTAAATATTTGTTGTACCATTCAGGCTTCATATAACTTGCTGGACCCTTCAACATAATTCTGATTTGCTACCATTATATATCCCTTTCCTTTCAACTTAATAAATGGAATTAATTGGATATGATATGGAATATGATAGTATTATTTTGGTAGCCTACACTACTGTGACTAGAGCATTTTTTACCAAGTAAGATTTATGCATCCAAGTGCTAAAATAGAATGGTGTAATATTTATTTGAACCCGTTTTGATTTATTAGCTCTTATAGCATACCAAATTTCACATGCATGTAATAAGGtgtaacaaattaaaaaaaaaaatgcaaagaAATTAAACGCAAACTTAACATTCTTAGACATATCTTACACAGTCGAATTTTCAATTAATATTTTCAAGATTGGTATATACAATATATCTATTATTCAATTGACTTTGTGGTGCCAACTACCAagcaataattaattagtataaATTTATATCTATTAAAATATAATGAATCAAGTCATCATCAACTTTGTGGTGCAAAGCAATACAACTTATActaatttaaaaaacatattcAATATATAGacattataaatatatacaaaaacaaactTCATTCATGTGAGTTATTACTGCAGCTAAAAGTATAAGCTTTTATGCATAATATATAGTACATTAATGCATAAGCATGAAGTATATTTTCAATCCCTTAACTTTATATAACCTatcattttcaaccctttaattttaataaataatatttatcatccTTTTACTTTTATAAATATCATTTTCATCATTTCCACCTTCAACTTTGTAAAATATCATTTTCACCCATTCGTTTTCTAAACTATCATACTTATCTTGTAGTATATATAAATACCATTTTTCGTCGTTCTACTTTTTAGAATGCTTTTCAACCCtcttatttttaaaatgttactTTCATCCTCTCAACAAAGAAATACATAATGTCAACACATAAAGTGTAACTTTAACCCCTCAACTTTATATAATACATTACTTGCAACCCTTCTATTTTGTAGAAAATTTTTCATtcctttaatttttaaaaaatgtcTTTCACCTTCTCCACCTTCAACTTTATAAAAAGTCACTTTCACCCCTTCATCTTTCATCCACAACTTTATATAATCTGTCACTTGCAACCCCTCGATATTGTAAAATTATGTCTTCCATCTCTTCACTTTTTAATTTAACTTTGTAAAATGTCACATTCACCCCTTCATTTTCTAAACTTTCCTATTTATCCCCCGTCTTATATATGTAATAGTATGATTTTATCTCCTCTATTTTCCTAATACGCAACAAAAACACGTAAAAACCCGCGGCAAAGCGCGGACTCAATTACTAGTATTCAACATTGTCCACTATGGAGACGACAACTATCcatcaaccttttttattttaaaatgagGTGGATTGATTGTCATCTTAGGCTGCACTATAAATGGATGTGGATGTGGATGGATATCTTCCCTTTCTTCCCTTCATAGATTTTTTTAACAGTAtcgtttctttcttttcttgaatcTTCATATATCATCTGTTAGAAATTTGGGGTATAATAATatcactttcagattaaagtattggagTGGTACTCCCAATCTTCAAACGGATAAAACTCAGAAATGAGAGAATAGAACAGAGAATGAATTGATATGATTTTCGTGAGTACCATGAAATGAAGACCAAAATTGTTTAAGTACATTTTCCATCAGAAAACTGTCACAAGACAGTTTTATGTCTGAAAAAATATTACTAAAACAGTTCAACCCAGGGGatgccgccccttggaccccgcttctAGGGACACTACCCCCGACCCCCGTTTGTTCAGGGGCTTCACCCCAAAATGACGGTCTACTTTGAATCttgaataaacttaaacaagtgtgcactccgcACATTCCTTTCTTGTttaatatgcatcaaaattgattttggtcaacaagtcaatcTATTACACGTAAATACACATTGATGATACAAATCACCAACATTATCTACAATGAAAGAAAACATCCAAGTCTACACCCAACCTTCCCCCTAGGTCCAGCTAAAATCACAACTTTCGGGTACGGTCTGGTCCTAACCCAAAAGCCGATTTTTGTTAAAAATTAAAACTGAAAACCGGCCTGGTTAGATGTATTTTCAGTTCGTCCTAGGTCTGGTCTGGTTCAATGGGTTATACGCTCATCCCTACACTGGTCTCACCCCCTTGGGCGTATCGTTCCTTTAGAACCCATCTGACATTGCGCTAAGCCCAACAAAAACCAGATCGTTTCACTTTTTGAGTCCTTTTCGATATTGCAAGTAATtttaaagtttatatatatatatatatatatatatatatatatatatatatatatatatatatatatatatatatatatatatatatcctactaCTTTAATATGCCTTTAGGTTTCTTAAGGAGTTAAGCTAATGTAAATAGGCTGCTTATTAAGTTTGAGTTATGCTAAAATTTTACAATAATTTTAAAAAGTATTGAAGAATTGAGTTTTTTTCTTGCGTGTATTCTTTTCATCCTCGCAACTTGTTACTCAGCTCCATAATTTCAGCATCATTTGGTATCAATTCCAAGCTACAATGGATAGACATTCATGCGGTCAAGATCAAGAGGCGGGATATTGAGATTGAGAGGCAAGATATGACCATCTAGAGGCTACTCCAAGGTGTGTGTCGAAGAACTAGAATATGAGCTGCATATCTAGGACATAATGGGTAGGAAACCAATCTATTCAGTGTGTATACATATGATTATCATGGCCTTCACCATGTTGCCTCTCAGGGTGCAACATGGGTTCCACGAAAAACCTCTTTCTCTGTAATAATCTCCGACATGATTTACGTGGTGGCATCCTATCCATCGAATTATCTTaaaaccaatatatttatatagttGGCTTTGATAATTCAACAATTAATGACATATTTGGATTCACATTTAGATGTTAAAATAACAGTAAACTTCATCAGCTAATGGGATCAAGAAGGGATTGTAACATCTACATCATCCCCCTCCATTGTGGATCATATAGACACCAAGTACTTGAAGGTCTCATTTAGGGGAAAAACTTTCTCCATAATACTTATACTTACTCCTTCATCATTTCAAGCCCACTCAAATTGCACCAAAGATACTACGTATTAACAATGTTGATCTATAACAGACTTCTCTCCTAATGATGTCTTCAAGACATCGAAATTAGCATTTAACTCAGTGCTAATGACATTTACTGACAAACGTTATCAAAAAATTAATATATGCCAAGTTACCATTGAATCTCATAGGACATATctttaaaaatcaaagaaaatataTATGGGCTAACAACTCAAACTTGATAAACTCAAATTTCCAACAACATTAACTATGTGTCTCACATAGGGATTCAGGAACTAATTGTAGTTAGATAATACATATCTCAAATAGCCCAAATATATTTCCCTTATCCTTTTAGATTGCAAGGTTTTTCCAAAGCGTCTCTACATATATGATGTTGTATGTCTTCTCTAAGTCAATGAACACTATATAGATATTACTATTTCTTTCTCTACATTCTCGATAAGGCATTTGAGGAGTTTGTTCGAATCAATCATCGACCTCCCTAACATAAAACCAAATTACATTCATGAAATAACTATAGCTACGCAAACCAGTATAGATATTAGAACTCTCTCATACATATAGTTTCCTAGAATGATATGTCTAAATAACTTAATATCTCTATAGTTGTTGCAACTTTGGGCATCTATTTGTTCTTATAGATCGGTATCATAGTATTGGATCTCTACTCTTCAAACATCTTGGTAATCACCAAAACCATGAGCTAGTCCAATGAGTAACCATTAGGTAGGAGCCCACAGTGCCTTCAAATTTCTTTAGTTGGAAATGTgacaagcccttgaaaaaggCCCAAAAAGCAAATATTTCTATCTATGATGATGCTTTTCCATCTTTTATAAAACATACTATGCCAATATTTGTGTATTGCGCAAAATAAAACTATACAGTTAAGTTTTTTGCATATACATGTTGAAAATAATAAGTCATTAAcaatatataataatatttatattaaggTGATATATGAAGTTGTAATTATTTTGagcaaaattataaaatatacatctatcataatcatatcattcaataaaatttattGAACATGGTTTTCGATTTAGTACTACAATTTAACGTTATGATTGATTAATTTCGAAACTATTTgtctattgtttttttttttaatttcatcattatggTTAATTGATATGTGAACCATTGTTTGTAAGTTAACGCAATGTAAATTttatgttaattaattaaaaaccacttatttggaaaaaatgaattataatcaaaaagtttttttaatttttttatttagtttgacttgaggttctactttttcaatatttaaaccttttttttactattttgaaaaatagtatttcaataaaaaaatttaacttattttatattttgacttatgttttggatttaacataatatttaaaataacaaGTAAGAATCATAATAATCTTTTTTAAAGTCTGTCAATAATAAGATAATATTTTTGCATGTAATaacatattttaaattaataaattagatATATTAAATTGAAAACTGAAAGGTAATGGAggttcaattatatatatatatatatatatatatatatatatatatatatatatatatatatatatatatatatgatgatagAAAAAATGCATCATTTATAGTTTAGTATGATGATATGATTAAGATCCATATTTTTATCTATGATGTTGTGGGATTGGTTTACAAAGAGTATACAACCTCATGTTGCATATGATGGTATTGCATTAATCCCACATTGCCTAAATAAACCTTGGATGTCATTCTCATATAAATAAAGACTTCCATATATGCAAAATCCTAAGGGTGTAATTCTTGGGTTAGTATGAAAAAAATTTCTCTTGGTTTTTTCCTTCAAATATAGAGGCTAAAGAGTAAAAGTTGCTAAATTTATTTTAACTATTGTTTTCCTCCTTCACACATGAAGGAAAATAGTAAGAGTAAAAGTCAAATGGATTTAAAATTATTCTTTGATGCTATTTTCAGTTTCTTACTATTTTAGGGAGCAATCAACAAATTACAAATGCCATAATTTTAGTTAGTTTCTTTTAGTTTTATTACTTCCTACCATGCATGTATATGTTGAAGAAATCATTAATATGTGTTAAAGATATGGAGTTCTATTATACAACTAACAACCCTATtcctttcacttgacacctaatgTTGCAGGGGAAAGATTTTGAACACTTGAAGATTAAACTAAGTGATTTAGAGTTTGCCACAGAGGAATTTTCTGAAAAATTCTGCATCGGTTCGGGAGGATATGGCAAAGTGTACAAAGCAAAGCTTCAATTTGATGGGAAAAGTTATTcgaaaatagaagagaagaacgAGGGTGAATTTCCCAATAAGGATAAAACTGTAGCTATAAAGCGCATCTTTAGTAGAGCGGACAAGCAGGGTGAAGATGGGTTCGTTGCTGAAATTGAAATGCTTAGTAGTTGTAAGAATCGCAACATAGTCTCCCTTCTGGGATTTTGTGATGAAGGTCCCCAACAGAACCTTGTCTATGAGTATGTTTCTAATGGAAGCCTCGATGATTATTTGGGAAGCATCAATAACATGACTAACCTTACCTGGTTGCAACGTATAAGAATATGCATTGATATTGCACATGGATTAGAGTACCTTCACAGTAGCACGGAGAACAAACAAAAGATAATACACCGGGATATCAAGAGCGCCAACATACTTTTAGATGAGAATTGGGAGGCAAAGATTGCTGACTTTGGGCTCTCCAAATTCCACCCTTTGAATCACCAAGCAAGCACTCTCAATAGCATTAATGTTGCTGGCACAGAAGTGTACTTGGATCCAGAATATTTGAAGACAGGTAAGTTCAAAAAGGCAACAGATGTGTACTCTTTGGGAGTagttttttttgagattttgtgTGGAAAGGTGGCATATGATCCAATTTATTTGGAGGAGGATGTAAAAGGACTGGGACCCATCGCCCGACGACGCTTCCAGGAAGGAACACTTAAGGAAATGAGAGATCCTAACCTAACGGAAGAAAGTGATGAAATCTTTTTTACTCAAAATAGAGGACTCAATGAAGATTCTTTGGCTACATTTTCAGAAATTGCATACAAGTGTTTGGCAGAAACTCAAGCTGAACGTCCAACAATGGAAGTCGTCATCGAGGAACTTAAGAAAGCATTATCTTTTCAAGTAAGTTCATATTTTAAATTATCATATTACTTCACTTTATATTCTTGATCGTACGTAGTAGCACGTAGTCTAGAAACACATCAAAATATTTGCATGAATTTTGGGACCGAGAATGTGAATTGATGATTACTGATTTAAAGAAATTTTAAAgaagaattttaatttaattttgatTATTAAGTTGGATCGATTGATGATGAGTGTCGTGATTTATAGGAAAACCAAACGGACAACCTCAAATTTTCACTTGAAGACATAAAATTGGCAACAGAAAACTTCAGCAATTGCCTTGGAGAAGAAGAATGTTGGGGGCTATACAAAGGAGAAGTTTTAAATGCTAATGGAAGTACCATGGTTGTTGCAAAGCGGTTGGACAATGAGGATACTGATTTTATAGAACATGAGTTTTTCACAGAGCTTAAGATTCTCCATGGGTATAAGCACAAGAATATCATCGGTCTTGTAGGCTATTGCAACGAAATGGGTGAAAGAATCATTCTTTATGAGAATACATCTAAAGGAAGTCTTGATAGGTATTTAAAAGACATAAATCTTACATGGAAGAAACGACTTGAGATATGCATTGATGTTGCAACGGGGTTGGATTTCCTTCATGGAGGTGATACAGCACACGAATTAGTGGTGCATAGGAGCATCACAAGCTTTAGCATTCTATTAAGTGATGATTGGAAAGCACGGATTTCTAATCTTGGACTTTCCCTTGTAACTTCAGTAGACAACGAGGTTGAGTTTGACATAAGTGATAGTTCCTGCCCAGTTAAATACATTGACCCGTTGTATCGTGTAAAGGGTACGTTAACCAAAGAATCTGATATATTTTCAATTGGATTGGTTTTATTTGAAATATTGTATGGGTTTTCAACGTCTAACAACTACTCTCATGATAATGAGTTAACCTCGTTGGTTAAAGACTATTATCGAGAAGGAAAACTTGATGAGTTGGTGTTTGAGGGTATTAAGGAACAAACTGTGCCACAATCATTGACTGCATTTCAGAAAATTGCCCTTCAATGCTTACATGACAAGAGAGAAGAAAGGCCAACGGCAGGTGAAGTGTTAATACAACTTAAGAAAGCATTGGAATTCCAAGTAAGTACTTCTCATTGTGTTAAAACTGGTTATCTTATAAGTTCAATGATACAAGCTAACAATGATATGGTTTCATGGAATATGTATATTTTAGGCAGAATAATATTCAATTCTCTAAAGAAATGTAAAATAATTTTGTAAGCTATAAGTAGAAGATTATAACTGAAAGCTACTTTTTCctgtatatttttaatttttaattttcgaAGTAAACAATTGTTGACATGTCATATGATGAAAATCAAATTTACAAAATACAAATTTACAaatgttataatttatatataggAAGATTATGAAATGTGGGAGCCCAAACTGCCTAAAGACTACAAAGAAATAATACTGATGTCAAAAACCCCCGACGTCTACTCTATGTCAAAGAAAAAAGATATCTACGATATGCTCTTGAAAGGAATCCTCGTTCAACAGGGCAACGTGGTAATAATTATCCTATTTTTCCATCTCATTTTATTTCATATGTTTTGAGTTTCATGCTTGTTTTGTTCTTTACAAAGTAGTTTTTATTACAAAAACAGTTTTGGATTATTTTTTTCTATGTTCTCATTAAATATCTTACTGTGAGTATATATTTAATTCGAAAGAATATTCAACTCTAAGATTCTAAGGAGTTGCACAAAATCAATGGCAATTAGTAATCATGAAAGCTAATAATCTATGCTAGCTCTTATAAAAACTAATGTCTATTGGTTCATGTCATTGATCTCAACTGGTAGTCCAAAATTGTACATGCTTTTATACATAATAGAAAATGATTTgatttgtttgttttgtataacaGTGGTTTTCAATTGGAGAAAATGGAGGAAGAAATGAAATGTTATCAGCAAGAAACTTTTCATACAAAAACCGTTGGTCACGTAAACGGCGATATGTTCCACAATCCAGGTTACTCTCTTTTTCCCTCTATGTGATTTTTTATGGGTGCTCCTATATACACCAATGTTGAATGTAACTTGTACAACTCACCATATATATACAAGTTATAAATCGCTATTAAGAAGCTTTTGACAAATGTTACCAAAAATAAGTATTTTATAACATTTAAGTTGTTATTTGGATCCATAGATGTGGGGATTAGGTTGTTTACAAGAAAGCTCATCGTAAGTCATAAACTAATAACCATTTCATTAATCACAAAACAACAATTGGTGCTATCCTTAAAATTTTGGGCATCAAGGCTATTAAAAATTTGACTCTAATATTTTTTCACATGTGCAGGTTTCATAAAGCAGCAGAGATGTTAGACATTTCAAATCTTAATATCCAAATAAAGATAAAACCTCAATTTTTGTCTCCGGATGTCAATTATGGTGTTTATCTTGTCTTTAGATTTTCTGGtccaacaaaatcaaaatttgaacGGATGTACGTGAACCTCAAGTACAAAAAGGGGAGTGAAACCTTACATGCATATTTTGCCATATGGAGAGAAGATGATTGGATGATGATTGAATTGTGTCGATTCTTAAATCACAAAGAAGATACTGATTTTGAATTTCTACTTGAGAGTTTTCAAAGATGCTATTGTGAAAGCCGTGTCATCCATATTGAAGGCATTGAGTTTCGAGCCATTGATTATGCAAGTTTTTTCAAATATTCTTTAATTACTTCCCATTCAAgattttataaattttgaaacAGAAAAAGATGCATCGACTACATTTTTATGTTGTAGGTTACACTATGTAACATTGTGTCACAATTTTTATATAGGTGAAACATGAAGAAATTAAGGAATTAAAGGAAACACAAGAAGTTTTGAAATCAGACTTGTACGTGGACCAGGTGCAACAAAACTATGACAAGGGTGAAAAGGTCCTTTGAATTTCTATCATCTTTTATGAGTCGTAAATTAAAAATATTTCCTGAGATTATGCTGATAAATTATGTTGACTTTTATGACAGTTGTTCTCGCTAAACGATGTGAACAAACAGAAGCATTATATTCTTTCAGCAAAGGAGGCTCTTTACCAATCTTCTCATGTGAAGTTTTTTGATCCGATACCCTCAACCCAGTCAAGGTTTGCTTTTTCTTTTTCATAACTATTTTCGGTTACGTTGTCTTGTTGTAACCATTAAAATATCAATGTGTATATTATATGAAAGAAGTTTACTTTTGCCTCTGTTTTGCTTACTTAAATAGTTGAAAATTGCTCACAATCTTGATAAACTACCAAGTCCCTATATCGATATAGCTTTCTATT is a window of Lactuca sativa cultivar Salinas chromosome 1, Lsat_Salinas_v11, whole genome shotgun sequence DNA encoding:
- the LOC111909938 gene encoding uncharacterized protein LOC111909938, producing the protein MFVCVIALAECLSILFLHIPFLPLLFQFDKKKIMSYALNKISHLRIPYEDHIESATDDMDDENIISENDECVSYRGQLLWSGELIDIVAQEYDRHLSEGISKFEANALILSGLKHKNIVSFVGFCEDPYWVIIVTKYEVNKSLDMYLSDSRSLSWMKRLQICVGVAHGLSYLHYEEGRDYSVIHCNIKSSSILLDENWEPKITYFGNSIRTPVAQRHRLLHAKHSGTVGYMDAIYEKTKGVTHKVDVFSFGVVLFEVLFGWEASSPNEENESLVQSAKLHYEKGTLEDMISSDLREEMDDQSFNIFSETAYCCLKAQRAQRPNMDQIVKRLEKAVELQKKFENHEHSRDASEGTSMDRLKGKDFEHLKIKLSDLEFATEEFSEKFCIGSGGYGKVYKAKLQFDGKSYSKIEEKNEGEFPNKDKTVAIKRIFSRADKQGEDGFVAEIEMLSSCKNRNIVSLLGFCDEGPQQNLVYEYVSNGSLDDYLGSINNMTNLTWLQRIRICIDIAHGLEYLHSSTENKQKIIHRDIKSANILLDENWEAKIADFGLSKFHPLNHQASTLNSINVAGTEVYLDPEYLKTGKFKKATDVYSLGVVFFEILCGKVAYDPIYLEEDVKGLGPIARRRFQEGTLKEMRDPNLTEESDEIFFTQNRGLNEDSLATFSEIAYKCLAETQAERPTMEVVIEELKKALSFQENQTDNLKFSLEDIKLATENFSNCLGEEECWGLYKGEVLNANGSTMVVAKRLDNEDTDFIEHEFFTELKILHGYKHKNIIGLVGYCNEMGERIILYENTSKGSLDRYLKDINLTWKKRLEICIDVATGLDFLHGGDTAHELVVHRSITSFSILLSDDWKARISNLGLSLVTSVDNEVEFDISDSSCPVKYIDPLYRVKGTLTKESDIFSIGLVLFEILYGFSTSNNYSHDNELTSLVKDYYREGKLDELVFEGIKEQTVPQSLTAFQKIALQCLHDKREERPTAGEVLIQLKKALEFQEDYEMWEPKLPKDYKEIILMSKTPDVYSMSKKKDIYDMLLKGILVQQGNVWFSIGENGGRNEMLSARNFSYKNRWSRKRRYVPQSRFHKAAEMLDISNLNIQIKIKPQFLSPDVNYGVYLVFRFSGPTKSKFERMYVNLKYKKGSETLHAYFAIWREDDWMMIELCRFLNHKEDTDFEFLLESFQRCYCESRVIHIEGIEFRAIDYVKHEEIKELKETQEVLKSDLYVDQVQQNYDKGEKLFSLNDVNKQKHYILSAKEALYQSSHVKFFDPIPSTQSRFQNAIELQRQQVFRIKCKIESQRLSPDTEYTCYLVFKLSEKCHGLHCPVIVRDLLQQRQNKEKGILYFRSPSPCNVNDTDWVPVEREDGWREINVWKFNSSNKLRDDCISINLKLISYEGTMSGLIISSLEFRPM